The Amycolatopsis sp. DG1A-15b genome contains the following window.
CACCGACGAGCACGACGGCATCGGTCTCGGGCTGGCGATCGTGCACAGCATCGTCCGGGCCCACGACGGGATGCTCGAGCTGGCTCCCCGCCCGGCCGGCGGCCTCCTCGTCACGGTCCGGCTCCCCGCCGGCCGGTAAATTTTTCGGGATCGATTCAGTAAATTCTGCTAGCCTCGCCACGTCTCGCGGCTCACCGTGGCGCCGCTCCCCGCTCGACGGACTCACGAGGAGTGCGATGACTGCCATTGTCCGCGTCAAGGGCCGCGAAGTGCTGGACAGCCGGGGCAACCCGACGGTCGAGGTCGACGTCGAACTGGCGGACGGTTCGCTCGGCCGGGCCGCGGTGCCCTCCGGTGCCTCCACCGGCACCCGGGAAGCGGTCGAGCTGCGGGACGGGGACAAGTCCCGGTTCCACGGCAAGGGCGTGCGCAAGGCCGTCGACGCGGTCAACACCGAGATCGCCGAGGCGATCGTGGGCCTCGACGCCGAGGCGCAGGCGACCGTCGACCGGACGCTGATCGAGCTGGACGGCACCGCGAACAAGGCCCGGCTCGGCGCGAACGCCACTCTGGGGGTGTCGCTCGCCGTGGTCAAGGCGGCCGCGGCCGCCAGTTCCCTGCCGCTGTACCGGTACGCCGGCGGCGTGTTCGCGCACCTGCTGCCGATGCCGATGATGAACATCATCAACGGCGGCGCGCACGCGGACAACCCGATCGACTTCCAGGAGTTCATGATCGGCCCGGTCGGCGCGACGACGTTCGCGGAGGCGGTGCGGATGGGCTCCGAGGTGTTCCACACGCTGCGCAAGTCCCTCCACGACGCCGGGCACAGCACCAACGTCGGCGACGAAGGCGGCTTCGCGCCCAACCTCAGCTCGGCCGACGAGGCACTGGAGTTCGTGCTGCGGGCCATCGAGCAGTCCGGCTACACCCCCGGCGAGGACATCGCCCTGCTGCTCGACCCGGCCGCGTCGGAGTTCTACACCGGCGAGGTCTACGACTACACCGGCGAAGGCCGCAAGCGCAGCGTCGAAGAGCACGTCGCCTACCTCGCCGACCTGACCGCCCGCTACCCCATCGTGTCCATCGAGGACGGTCTCGCCCAGGACGACTACGCCGGCTGGAAGCAGCTCACCGACACCATCGGCGAACGCGTCCAGCTCGTCGGCGACGACGTCTTCTGCACCAACGTGAACCTGCTGGCCGACGGCATCGAACGCGGCATCGGGAACTCGATCCTGGTCAAGGTCAACCAGATCGGCACCCTCACCGAGACGCTGACCACCGTCGAAACGGCGCACAAGGCGGGCTACTCCGTGGTCATGTCCCACCGCTCCGGCGAAACCGAGGACACCACGATCGCCGACCTCGCGGTCGCCACCAACTGCGGCCAGATCAAGACCGGCTCGCTGTCCCGCGCCGACCGCACCGCGAAGTACAACCAGCTCATCCGCATCGAAGAAGAGCTCGGCTCCGAAGCCCGCTACGCGGGTGCGAGCACGATCAGCGGCCGCCGCTGAGCTCACCGCGGCCCGGAGGCACCCGGACCTCCGGGCCGGTTCACCCGCGGGACACGTGGCGCACCACCACGCCGACGATCTGCTCCCGCGGCACGAACCCGTAGTGCCGGGAATCCCAGCTGCTCGGCCGGTTGTCGCCGAGCACGACGGCGCAGCCGCCGGGCACCACCTCGCCGCCGAGGCCGTGCACGTCCGGCTCGGCCCAGCCGGACGGGAGGCGGTCGCCCGCCACCGCCACCACGCGCTTGAGCAGCAGCTGGTCCCCCGTCGGCGCTCCGCTCGGCAGCTGCGGGAAGCGCATGAGGGCCACCTGGCCGCGGCGCGGGCGGCGGGTCCGGCGCACCAGGACCCGGTCGCCGGACAGCAACGCCGGGGCCATGCTCGGACCGTCCACTGTGGTCATGATCAGCCGCCGGCGGGCGGCGAACACGCTGCCGGCGATCAGCAACCCGAGGAAAACCGGTCCTTTCACGACACCGCCTGGTAGCCGTCGGCCTGCAGGCGGAACAGACGCGCGTAGCCACCGTCTGCGGCGAGCAGGCTCTCGTGCGTGCCCAGCTCGCTGATCCGGCCGTCCTCGAGCACGGCGATGCGGTCGGCGTCGCGCACCGCGCTCAGCCGGTGCGAGATGAGCAGGCTCGTCCGGCCTTGCCGGTGCTCGCGGATGCGCGCGTGCACCTCCTGTTCGGCCTCCGGGTCGAGGCCGGAGCTCGGCTCGTCGAGGATCATCAGGTCCCGGCTCTCCCGGACGAGCGAGCGGGCCAGCGCCAGCCGCTGCCACTGCCCGCCGGAAAGCACCACGCCGGTCGAGGTGTCCTCGGTGCCGATCTCGAAGATCCGGGTGAGCGGTGTGTCGTAACCCTTCGGCAGGGCGGCGATCCGCTCGTGCGCGCCCGCCCGGGTCGCGGCGTCCACCAGCCGGGCCCGGTCGTCCAGCGCGGACAGCTCGCCGAGCCCGATGTTCTCGGCCGCGGTCATGTCGTAGTTCATGTGGTCCTGGAAGACGGCGCTGATCCGCTGGCGCAGCAGGGCGGGCGGCAGGTCGCGCAGGTCGACGCCGTCCCAGAGGATCTGCCCGCGCGTCGGGTCGTACATGCGGCACAACAGCTTCACGAGCGTGCTCTTGCCCGCGCCGTTGAGGCCGACGAGGGCGACCGCCGCACCGTGCGGGATGGTGAGGTCCACCCCGCGCAGCACCCACGGGTGGTCGTCGCTGTAGCGGAACCAGACGTCACGCAGCTCGAGCCCTTGCCGCAGGGCGGGAACCGTGTCGCGGGAACCGCTCGGCAGATCGGGTTCCGCGTGGACCACGGCGACGTAGTGCGCGAACGACAGCAGCCGGGCCTGTCCGCCGGCGATCGACGACGCCAGCGTGCCCAGCGCGGCCTGCACGCCGGCGACGGCGGCCACGAACATCGAGACGTCGCCGGCGCTGAGCGACCCGTCGTACGCCGAGGTGATCGCCCACCAGAGTCCCGCCCCGGCGACGGCCGCGCTCAGCGCCGTCAGCCCGCCCATGGTCCACAGCTCCCGCTCGTCCATGCGGCGCTGGGCTTCGTTGGCGCTGCGGCGCTCGTCCATCAGCCGGGCGCGCAGGAACGCCCCGATGCCGAACAGCCGGATTTCGGTCGCGGCGGGGATGCCGGTGAGCAGCTGGCTGTAGAAGAATTCGCGCCGGGTGAACCGCTCGATGCGCCACTCCACCGCGGCCCGGCGCCGGGCCAGCAGCAGTTCGGCGAGCAGGGCGGGGATCGCGGCGGCGAGCACTACGCCGGTCATCGCCGGGCTCAGCAGGAGCAGCGAGCCGAGGAACCCGGCCAGTGAAAGCGTCCCGCTGAGCGTGCCGCCGACGCCGTCGACGATTTCCGGCATCCGGCCGCAGCTTTCCTGGGCCAGCCGCAGCCGGTCCTGGTAGGCCGGGTTCTCGAAGGTGCGCAACCCGACCTGCCTGCCCAGCGCGGCGAACAGCCGGTCGGTGGCGACGGTGCTGGCCGCGCGGCCGATCTGCGCGCGGACGTAGTGGACGACCACGGGCAGCGCGGCGACGGCGAGCCCGGTCAGCACCAGGGCCACGGCGAGGCCGCCGACCGCACCGGTGCGCTCGACGAGGCGGTCGAGGACGAGTTTGGTCAGCCAGGCGGTGGCGATCGGGGCGGTGGCCGCGGCCGCGGTCATGGCCACCAGTCCCAGCAGCCGTGCCGGGCCGGACCGCCAGAGCAGCCGGGCGGCGGCCGCGCCCGCCGCCCGTACCTGCTCCGCGCCGATCCGGTGGTCCGGTTCCCCCACGGTCACCGTCCGGCGGGCACGGGCAGTTCGTGCACCCGGCCGGCGGTCGCGGTCACCCGCCCGGCCGCCACCACGTACAACGCGGGCGTCCAGGTGTTGCGGAACGCGGCGGCGACCGGGCCGCCGTCCAGCTCGGCCGTCACCACGTGGGCGACCTCGGCGAGCGCGCGCACGGTGTCCGGCTCGTCGCCGCCGAAGACGGCGAAGACGTGGTCACGGCCCTGTGCACGGGCGTAGGCCAGGAAGTCCGGCAGGGTGTCGTGGCAGGCGGCGCAGTCGGCGGAGAAGAACGCCACCGTGCCCTCGAGCCCGGCGGCGGTGAGCGGCTCGCCGTCGGTGGTGGTGACGGCGAACTCGCCGACGGCCGAGCCGGGGCGCAGCGCGAACGGCGGCTCGGACCTCGCGGCGGGCTGAGCTCGCATCCGGCGCAGGATCCCGACGGTGAGGAGCAGGTTCAGCAGGCACACCACGCCCAGCAGCACCAAGGTGGCGACGACGTAAGGCATCAGGAACTCCTTGCGAACACGACGGCGATGTCGTCCATGGCGACGACGAGCACGGCCACCACCACCCCGGCCGCGAAGGCGATGGCGGCTCCGGCGACGGGCGGCTGGTGCGCCGGCGCGAGCGCGCCGAGGACGGCGAAGCAGATCAGCAGGGTGTTGCGGACCAGGTGGCGCGGGCCGATCGGGGTTTCGGTCGCGCCGAAGCAGCGGCACGGGGCACGCCGCCCGCGTCGCAGTGAAGCGGCGATGGCGGCGGTGAAGGCCAGCAGCAACGCCGATGCGAGGACGAAGCCGGCCACGGCGGTGACCAGCACGAGGACCGCGGAGGCCAGTTCGGTGCCCACCACGGCCACCGACACCGGCGTGACCCACTTGGCGGGCATCGGCACCAGCGCGGGCACCGAACGCGCGAACCCGCGGAAATCCCGCAGCTTCGAGAACGCCGAGGCGGCGAAGACCACGGCGATCAGTGCCGCGCCGGCGGCCCGCAGGTACTCCATGTCACTCCATCCACGCCGGGCGGTGTCCGCGGGGAAGGCGGCGGACACCGCCCGGCACGCTCGGACCGGATCAGCAGGTGCTGCGGACCTTGGACCACTCGCAGCCGGTCTGCGGGCAGCAGAAGCGGTACCAGTAGCCCTTGTGGCCTTGGGCATTGCAGAAGTACTGGCCGCTGCAGGCGGAAGCCTGTGCGGTGGGCACGATCCGGTTCAGCACGCGGTCGATCAGGCGCCCCATGGTGTCTCCCTTCGACGGTGGGTGTCCGAGGTGTGGGACGCGCTACCGCGATCCCGCACCGGCTGCGAGCATCGCGGTCGGTGCGTCCGCGGGCAGCAATCCCGGACGAACCCGGACGCCGCCGCGAGTCCCGGAGAATGCGCCCCAAGGTGGCCGTCGGTGCGCTCAACGCACCCGATGTGGCCTTCGGAGTGCTCAACGCAACCAAGGCCACATCGGGGTTGTCTCCCCGTGGTGTGGCTGGTGGGGGCGTTGGGGTGGGCAGAGGCTGATGTGATCGAGGGTTCGCCAGCGGGTTTGAGCAGGGACCATTCCCGCCGAAGGCGCGGTGCTTGCTCGAGTACCACAGATGTACCGCGGCCCCACGCCTCATCACACAACAACACCTGCCCCGCCCCCACTGGGAAAAGCCCATTGGGGCGCAGGGGGCCTTGCGAATGCGCGCCGGCTCAGCCGCCGGCCGCCACTGAACAATCCGCTCCCGCGGCGATCTCCGCCGGCTCCGGCAACCCCAGCTCCCGGTGGTGGTCCCGGGCCGCGAGCCAGTGGTGCCGGGCCCGCTCCGGATCACCCGACACGGTCAGCGCCCGGGCCAGGCCCGTGTGCGCCCGGGCCGCCGCGTGCAGGCTCCCCAGGTCCACCGCGATCGCCAGCGCACACTCGTGCGTCGTGCGCGCGTGCTCCGTCCGGCCCAGTTCCAGCGACGCGTCCGCGAGGCACAGCAGCGCTTCCAGGTGCAGGTCGCGGTCGCCCGCCTGCTCGGCGATCGCGGTGGCGCGGCGGAAGTAGCCGCAGGCCTCCGCGTGGCCGCCCGAACGCAGGTGCGTGTCGCCGATGTTGAGCAGGGTGCGCCCCGTGTCGCACAGGTCGCCGGTCTGCTGGTCGATGGCCAGCGCTTTCATGTGGATCTCCAGCGCCTCGGCGTACCAGCCCAGCCGCCCGTAGACGAAGCCGAGGTTGGTCAGCGCGGTCCGTTCGCCGGCCCGGTCGCGGAGCTCGCGGGACAGCGTCAACGCCTCCCGCAGGAACCCCGCCGACCGCACGAAGTCGGCGTTCCACGACGTGATCGCGCCCAGCGTGCCGAGCGCCCGGCACTCGCCGGAGCGGTCTCCGGCGCCGCGGAAGCAGTCCAGTGCCTCCTCGACGTGCCGCGTCGCCACCTCGTAGCGGCCGACCTGGCTGTGGGTGGCGGCGAGGCTCACCAGTGCGTGCCCGCGGGCGGCCGGGTCGGCCGATTCGGCCGCGCTCGCGTGCAGGACCAGCGCTTCGCTGATGTAGCCGCCGGTCTGCAGGTAGCGGAACAGCAGCCGCGACAGCAGGCCCGCGTGGCCGGACGCCACCCCGTGGACACCGGCGCCGACCAGGTTGGCGCGTTCGGCGTCCAGCCATGCGGTCGCCGGCTCGCGGTCGGTCAGCGGCGGGATCGGCAGGCCGGGGTCGGGGACGCGCGGCCGGTAGGCCCGCATCCGCGGCGCGTACTGGTCCATCGCGGTGGCGGCCGCGAACGTGTAGTAGTCGAGCAACCGCGTCAGCGCGGCCTTCCGGCCGGCGGGGGCGTCCTCGTCCTCGGCCCGTGCCATGCCGAACGCGCGGATGAGGTCGTGCAGCTCGAACCGGCCCGCCTCGTCGCGCCGCACCAGGTGCGCGGTGACGAGCCGGTCCGCGATCCGGGTCGCCTCCGCCAGGCCGGTATCGGCGAGCGCCGCGATGCCGTGGGCGTCCAGGTCCGCGCCCGGGTGCAGCGCCAGCAGCCGCAAGGCCCGCCGCTCCGGCTCGGCGAGCTGGTCGTAGGACAGGCTGATCGACGCGTCCACGGCGTTGTCGAGCCGCAGGTGCGCGCGCCGCTGCTCGAGCCGCTCCAGGTGGTCGGCCAGCAGCCACGGCCGGTGGGCCGGCGCGGTCATCCACAGCGCGGCGAGGCTCAGCGCGAGCGGCAGCCGGCCGAGCTCGGCGGTGATCCGCCGGGCCACGCCGGGTGCCTGGTCCACCCGCTCCGCGCCGACGGTGCGCCGCAGGTACGCGAGCGCGTCGTCCGGGCTCAGCACGTCCAAGGGCACGTGCGTGGCCCCGGCCGGCCCGGCGAACGCCAGGCGGCTGGTGACGAGCACCGGACCGCCCCGCTCGCCGGGCAGCAGGGGGCGGACCTGCTCCTCGCTGCTCGCGTTGTCGAGGACGACCAGCAGCCGCCGCCCGGCCGATCGTTCCTGGTAGACCCGCGTCTTGCCGGCCAGGTCGGCGGGGACGGCGTGCCCGGGCACGCCGAGCAGCCGCAGGAAGGAGTCGAGCACCGCGGCCGGATCGACCGGCGGCCGGCCGGGGTCGGGGTGGAACCCTCGCAGATTCACGAAAAGCGCGTTGTCGCACCGGCCCGTGCGCAGCAGCTCGTGGCCGGTGTGGACGGCCAGCCCGGTCTTGCCGACCCCGGCCATGCCCGCGATCACCGCCACCCGCCCGCCCGCGCCGTCGCCGAGCACCGCGCCCAGCCGCGCGAGTTCCGCCCGGCGCCCGGTGAAGTGCGCGTCCGCCTCCGGCAGGCCGAGCTGCGCCTGGACGAAGGTCGCCGCCTCCGCGCGGCCGCGGACCACCCGCAGCACGTGCTGCCAGTCGGCGACGTACCCCGGGTCCGGGTGCAGCACCTCGACGACGGCCAGCAGCAGATCGGTGTTGGGCCGCGCCCGGCCGGGCTTGAAGCAGTCGGCGACGGTGGTGCGGGCGGTCCGCTCGCCGGGTGGCCGCCCGGCGGCCGTCCAGAGCCGGTTGACCCGCTCGGCGATCTGCGCGTACGACGGGCCGCCCGCCCACGCCTTGAGCAGCCGCAGCTGCGCGATGAGCTCGGCCAGCGTGCGCGCCTGGCCGGGATCGGGTGGTTCGGTGAACGCCATCCCGCCATGGTGGCCGCGTTCACCCGGCCGGCGTCCCGGTTTCCCGGAGATGGCCGCCCGGTTCGGGCTCAGCCGAACAGTGACAAATCGACCGAGTCGGCCAGTGCCCGGTAGCCCGCGTCGCTGCCGTGCAGGTAGTCACCGGAGTGGAGGTCTTCCCTGATCCGGCTGGGGTGGTCCGGGTCGCGCCAGACGGCGTCGAAGTCCAGCACCGCGTCGAACGCGCCGCCGGTGCGGATCCACTCGTTCACCACCTGGCGTGCGGTCTCGCACCCCGGGGTGAAGGCGTCGGCGCCTTCGAAGGGCGCGATCGTGGTGGCGTAGACCCGCACCCCGCGTTCACGCGCCCGCGTCACCAGCTGCCGGTAGCCGGCGATGACGTCGTCCGTCGTCACCGGTGCGCCGGGGAACATCTTCAGGAAGTCGGCCAGCGGACCGTCGTCGCGCGGGGCGAAGGAGATGGCGAGGTCGTTGCCGCCCACGGACACCACGACGCAGCCGAGGCCCGGCGTCGCCAGCACGTCCCGGTCGAAGCGGGCCAGGACCGCGGACCCGATGCCTTCGTCGAGCAGCCGGTTGCCGCTGATGCCCTGGTTGACGACGAAACCCGCGCCTCGCGCGGCCAGCAGCTCCGGCCAGCTGTGGTGGGTGTCCGGAGTGGACCCGGCGCCGTCGGTGCGCGAGTCGCCGACCACGACGACGGCCGTGGCCGGGGCGTCGGGGACCACGTCGACCGCGGAGATGAGCGCCCGCACCGGCAGGACGGTGGCGTCCGCCGGCAGCACCGAAGCCGCGACGGCGTCACCCGGGATCGTCCAGCCGGTGTCGAAGACGGGTTCGTGGCACGTACAGGTTTCCACGCGCTCGGGCAGGTAGAGGCTGACGGACAGCTCGGTCAACGCCGCCGCGGGCAGCTCCACCGGGTCACTCAGCATCGGTGCGCCCGTGGGAATGGTGACGGCCGTGGCACCGGAGAACGTCAGCACGCGCCCGTCCCGCACGCCGCCGCCGGGCACCGCGAGGCCCACTTGCGCCGCGCCGATGGTGACGGGCGCGGTGCCGAACTCGTTGGTGAAGCGGACGCGCACCCGGCGCCCGCCGCCGCTGAGGCGCACCACCTGGCGGAGCGTCACGTCGGCGAAGGGCGGGTGGTCGTCGAGCGAGCCCAGCCCGCCGTACGGCGATTGGGGCGAGGCGCCCCAGCTGCGGACCCAGCCGATGTTCGTGTCGGTCATCTGTTGCCTCCCGTGGTCGTGCTGACCTCCGAAGGCTGCGGTGGGCCGCGCACACGGGACGCACGCCGCGCTCACACGCACCGCCCTCGTTGAGGCCACGAGGCCGGGCACGCGAAGATCGGGGCATGGACGGGCTTCGCATCACGCTGCTGGGCACGTTCCAGGTGTCCCGGGGTGACACGGTCCTGCCCGTCCCGGGCGCGCGGTTGCGGGCCCTGCTCGTCCGGCTGGCGCTCGCCGGTGGCCGCGCGGTCGAGCCGGGGGTACTGGTCGACGCGGTGTGGGGCGACGAACCGCCGTCCGGCACCGCCTCCGCCCTGCAGACCCTCGTTTCCCGGCTGCGGCGCACCCTCGCCCCGGCCGACGGCTTGCTCGTGCAGGTCGCGGGCGGCTACCGGCTGGCGGTGACCGACGTGGACGCCGTGCGCTTCGAGCAGCTCACCGCGGCCGGCCGGGAGCGGCTGCGGGCCGGGGACGCCGAAGCCGCGAGCGCCGCCCTCGCCGAGGCGGTGGCGTTGTGGGGCGAGCCCGCGCTCATCGCCGCCGTCGCCCCGGCGGTGGCGACCCGGCTGGCCCGGCTGTCGATCGAAGCCATCGCGGACCTCGCCGACGCGGAACTGTCGCTGGGACGCGCCGAACCGGCCGCCGCCCGGCTGACCGCGCTGCTGGCCGAGCACCCGGCGCACGAGCGGGCGGCGGCCCTGCTGATGGACGCGCTCGCCGCGCAGGGACGTCAGGCCGAGGCGCTGTCCGTCTACGAGCGCGTCCGCCAGACCCTGGCCGAAACCCTCGGCGCCGACCCGGGCACCGCGCTGCGGGAACGCCACCTGCGTCTGCTGCAACCCCTCCCGGCCCCGGCCCCGGACCGGCTTCGGCCCGCTCCCCTGCCCGCGCCGCTGACCAGCTTCATCGGCCGCGACGACGACCTCGCGCGCGTCTCCGCCCTGCTCAGGACCGGACGCCTGGTCACCGTCCTCGGCCCCGGTGGCGCCGGCAAGACCCGGCTCGCGCTGGAGGCCGCTCGCCGGCACGGCCACGACGTCCGGCTCATCGACCTCGCCTCCGTCACCGAACCGGCGAAGGTGGCGCCGGCCGTGCTCGCCGGGATCGGCCTGCGCGGCAGCGCGCTGTTCGACGCCCGCAAGCGCGCCGGGGCGGAGCACGCTGACGAGCTGGACGTGCTCGTCAGCGAGCTCGGCGGCCGGGAAAGCCTGCTGCTGGTCGACAACTGCGAGCACCTGATCGACGCCGTGGCCCACCTGGTCGCGACGCTGTTGCCCCGCTGCCCCGGCCTGCGGGTGCTCGCCACCAGCCGCGAACCCCTGGCCGTGGACGGCGAAGCACTGGTACCGCTGGGCCCGCTCGCCCTGCCCGGCCCGGACGACGACGTCCGCGAAGTGGCCTCGGTGCGCCTGTTCACCGAGCGGGCCGCCGCCGTGCGGCCCGGTTTCGCCGTCGACGAAACCACGCTGTCCGACATCGTGCGCGTGGTGCGCGGCTTGGACGGCCTGCCGCTGGCCCTCGAGCTGGCCGCCGCCCGGTTGCGGACGCTGTCGCTGCCGGACCTGGCCGACGGGCTCGCCGACCGGTTCCGGCTGCTCACCACCGGCAGCCGCACCGCGCCGCCGCGGCACCGCACCCTGCGTGCGGTCATCGCCTGGAGCTGGGAGCTGCTCGACGAGCGCGAACGCACGGTCGCGGACCGGATCGCCGTCCTGCCCGGCGGCGTCACGTCCGCCTCGGCCGCCGCCGTCTGCGCGGGCACCACCGTGCCCGCCGGCGAGGTCCCCGACCTGCTCGCCGCCCTCGTCGACCGGTCCCTGCTGCAGCTCGCGCCCGGCACCGGCCGCTACCGCATGCTCGAGACGATCCGCGAGTACGGCATCGAACGGCTTGCCGGCGATCTCGGCCCGGTTCGCGACCTGGCCGCCGCCCACTTCACCGGGCTGATCACCCGCCACGACGCCGAGCTGCGCGGGCCAGGCCAGCTGGCGGCCATGGCCGTCATCGGCGCCGAGTACGACAACGCGGTCGCCGCCCTGCGTCACCTGTGCGCCACCCACGACTCCACCGCCGCGATCGCGCTGGCCCTCGCGCTCACCTGGTACTGGCAGATGTTCGGCCGCGACTCCGACGCCGGCTACTGGCTGGGCGAGGCCCTGGCGGTGCCCGGCGGCGAGCCGACGCCCGAGCGGGACTGCGCCCGGGCCGCCCACCTGCTCAGCCGCGCGGACATCCTGTCCGGGATCAGCGCCGGGGAAGCCGCGGAAGACCGGGCGGAGATGCGCGAGCTGGCCGGACGGCTGCTGGCGCACCCGCGGCTGCCCGGCCACTACCGCGTGTTCGGCCCGATGCTGCTCTTCCTGCTGGGCGACGAGTCCGCACTCGCGATCTTCCGGCAGCTGGCCGACGGTGACGACGTGTGGCTGTCCGGGCTGGCTCACATGTTCCAGGCCGAGATCGCCGAAAACGCGGGCGAGCTCGACCGGGTGCGCGTCCACGTGGCGGCCGCGCTGGCCGGCTTCCGGCGGGCCGGCGACCGGTGGGGCCAGTCGGCGACGCTGCCGATGCGGGCCCAGTTGCGGCGCTACGAAGACCTCGACGGCGCGCTGGCCGACCTGCGCGAGGCCCAGGCGCTGGCGGGCGAGTTCGGCACGCTCAGCCTCGGCGACCAGCTCTACAACGACCTGCGCTGGATCGACCTGCACATCCGGCGCGGCGAAACCGGCCGGGCGCTGGCGGTGATCGGCTCGGTCCGGGAGCGGCTGCTGCGCGCGTCGTCGGCGGAACTGCCGGTCCTGATCGACGGCTGGGAGGCCGGCCTGCGCGTGCGCCTCGGCGACCTGGCCGGGGCCGGGGCCCTGCTCGACGACGCCGAACGCCGGCTGCTCGTCGACACGGGGTTCCCCTCCGACCACGCCCGGGCGCTGATCGCCGGCGCGCGGTCCGCGCTCTGTCTGGCCCTGGGCGACCCGGCCGGCGCGGACCAGGCCGGGCGGGCGGCGTACGCGGCCGCGCTGGCGGCCCGGGACCTGCCGATCCTGTCGCTGGTGACGGTGCACACGGCCGCGCTCGCCGAAGCACGTGGGCGCCGGCGGGAGCCGGCCGTGCTGCTCGGCGTCGCCGCCCGGCTGCGTGGCGCGCACGACCGCACCGATCCGCAGGTCCGCGAGCTCACCCACCGGGGCCAGGCCGCCCTGGGCGAGGCCGAGTTCGCCGCGGCGTACGCGGAGGGCTGGGAGCTGGATGCGCCGGCAGCCGTCGCCGCCGCTGACCCGGCGCGGCTCTCCGGGTGAGCGCGGTGTGCGCGCCGTGTGCGTGACGGCCGTCAGTCTCGAGGCACGTTCAAGACCTCGAGAAAGCGGTTTGTCATGCATGACGTGGTGATCGTGGGAGCCGGCCCGGTGGGTCTGTTCCTGGCCTGCGAACTCGGCCTCGCGGGCTGTTCGGTGCTGGTGCTCGAACGGGAGCCGGAGCCGCGGTCCCCGTGGCGGAGCTTCCCGCTCGGCATGCGGGGCCTGTCGGGCGGATCGGCCGAGGCGTTCTACCGCCGCGGGATGCTGCCGCCGCTGCTGGCCGCGTCGGGCGTGGCCGAGCGGCCCGTCACGGACGAGCCGGCCCCGCCGCAGTCGGTCGGCCACTTCGCCGGGACGCCCCTCGACCCGGCCGACGTCGACCTCGCCCGCCTGCCCTACCGGCTGCCCAGCCCGGCGCTCGACGGCATCATGACCAGCCTCGAGGCGGTGGAGACGGTGCTGGCCGAGCGGGCCGGCAAGCTCGGCGTCGAGATCCGCCGCGGCGTCGCGGTCACGGCGATCACCCAGGACGACTCGGCGGCGGTCGCCCGGGCCGGGGAGCAGGAGTACCCGGCCCGCTGGCTCGTCGGCTGCGACGGCGGCCGCAGCACGGTCCGGCGGCTCGCGGGCTTCGACTTCGACGGCACCGAGCCGCAGCTGACCGGCTACCTCGCGCTGGTCACGCTCGCCGATCCCGGTCTCCTCGCTCCGGGCTTCACCGTGACCCCGCAGGGCATGTACCTGACGATGTCCGAGCCGGGCCACCTGGGCGTGCTGGACTTCGACGGCGGCGCGTACGACCGTTCCCGGCCACCGACCCGCGAGCACCTCCAGTCGGTGCTGCGCCGGGTGTCGGGCACCGACGTGACGCTCGGCGAGCTGCACCTCGCTTCCACCTTCACCGACCGCGCGAAGCAGGCGACCACGTACCGCCGAGGACGCATCCTGCTGGCCGGAGACGCGGCCCACATCCACTCCCCATTGGGCGGCCAGGGCCTCAACCTCGGCATCGGCGACGCGATGAACCTGGGCTGGAAGCTCGCGGCCACGGTGGCCGAGTGCGCACCTTCGGGCCTGCTCGACACGTACAC
Protein-coding sequences here:
- a CDS encoding SGNH/GDSL hydrolase family protein, with amino-acid sequence MTDTNIGWVRSWGASPQSPYGGLGSLDDHPPFADVTLRQVVRLSGGGRRVRVRFTNEFGTAPVTIGAAQVGLAVPGGGVRDGRVLTFSGATAVTIPTGAPMLSDPVELPAAALTELSVSLYLPERVETCTCHEPVFDTGWTIPGDAVAASVLPADATVLPVRALISAVDVVPDAPATAVVVVGDSRTDGAGSTPDTHHSWPELLAARGAGFVVNQGISGNRLLDEGIGSAVLARFDRDVLATPGLGCVVVSVGGNDLAISFAPRDDGPLADFLKMFPGAPVTTDDVIAGYRQLVTRARERGVRVYATTIAPFEGADAFTPGCETARQVVNEWIRTGGAFDAVLDFDAVWRDPDHPSRIREDLHSGDYLHGSDAGYRALADSVDLSLFG
- a CDS encoding tetratricopeptide repeat protein; this encodes MAFTEPPDPGQARTLAELIAQLRLLKAWAGGPSYAQIAERVNRLWTAAGRPPGERTARTTVADCFKPGRARPNTDLLLAVVEVLHPDPGYVADWQHVLRVVRGRAEAATFVQAQLGLPEADAHFTGRRAELARLGAVLGDGAGGRVAVIAGMAGVGKTGLAVHTGHELLRTGRCDNALFVNLRGFHPDPGRPPVDPAAVLDSFLRLLGVPGHAVPADLAGKTRVYQERSAGRRLLVVLDNASSEEQVRPLLPGERGGPVLVTSRLAFAGPAGATHVPLDVLSPDDALAYLRRTVGAERVDQAPGVARRITAELGRLPLALSLAALWMTAPAHRPWLLADHLERLEQRRAHLRLDNAVDASISLSYDQLAEPERRALRLLALHPGADLDAHGIAALADTGLAEATRIADRLVTAHLVRRDEAGRFELHDLIRAFGMARAEDEDAPAGRKAALTRLLDYYTFAAATAMDQYAPRMRAYRPRVPDPGLPIPPLTDREPATAWLDAERANLVGAGVHGVASGHAGLLSRLLFRYLQTGGYISEALVLHASAAESADPAARGHALVSLAATHSQVGRYEVATRHVEEALDCFRGAGDRSGECRALGTLGAITSWNADFVRSAGFLREALTLSRELRDRAGERTALTNLGFVYGRLGWYAEALEIHMKALAIDQQTGDLCDTGRTLLNIGDTHLRSGGHAEACGYFRRATAIAEQAGDRDLHLEALLCLADASLELGRTEHARTTHECALAIAVDLGSLHAAARAHTGLARALTVSGDPERARHHWLAARDHHRELGLPEPAEIAAGADCSVAAGG
- a CDS encoding BTAD domain-containing putative transcriptional regulator; its protein translation is MDGLRITLLGTFQVSRGDTVLPVPGARLRALLVRLALAGGRAVEPGVLVDAVWGDEPPSGTASALQTLVSRLRRTLAPADGLLVQVAGGYRLAVTDVDAVRFEQLTAAGRERLRAGDAEAASAALAEAVALWGEPALIAAVAPAVATRLARLSIEAIADLADAELSLGRAEPAAARLTALLAEHPAHERAAALLMDALAAQGRQAEALSVYERVRQTLAETLGADPGTALRERHLRLLQPLPAPAPDRLRPAPLPAPLTSFIGRDDDLARVSALLRTGRLVTVLGPGGAGKTRLALEAARRHGHDVRLIDLASVTEPAKVAPAVLAGIGLRGSALFDARKRAGAEHADELDVLVSELGGRESLLLVDNCEHLIDAVAHLVATLLPRCPGLRVLATSREPLAVDGEALVPLGPLALPGPDDDVREVASVRLFTERAAAVRPGFAVDETTLSDIVRVVRGLDGLPLALELAAARLRTLSLPDLADGLADRFRLLTTGSRTAPPRHRTLRAVIAWSWELLDERERTVADRIAVLPGGVTSASAAAVCAGTTVPAGEVPDLLAALVDRSLLQLAPGTGRYRMLETIREYGIERLAGDLGPVRDLAAAHFTGLITRHDAELRGPGQLAAMAVIGAEYDNAVAALRHLCATHDSTAAIALALALTWYWQMFGRDSDAGYWLGEALAVPGGEPTPERDCARAAHLLSRADILSGISAGEAAEDRAEMRELAGRLLAHPRLPGHYRVFGPMLLFLLGDESALAIFRQLADGDDVWLSGLAHMFQAEIAENAGELDRVRVHVAAALAGFRRAGDRWGQSATLPMRAQLRRYEDLDGALADLREAQALAGEFGTLSLGDQLYNDLRWIDLHIRRGETGRALAVIGSVRERLLRASSAELPVLIDGWEAGLRVRLGDLAGAGALLDDAERRLLVDTGFPSDHARALIAGARSALCLALGDPAGADQAGRAAYAAALAARDLPILSLVTVHTAALAEARGRRREPAVLLGVAARLRGAHDRTDPQVRELTHRGQAALGEAEFAAAYAEGWELDAPAAVAAADPARLSG